TCGATACCAGCATACCAGTAACAGAAGTGGCACTCTTTGACCCTGCTCAACGTAAAATTGCCTGTTATGATCAAAAAACGACTAACCGAGTAGATAGTGCCATTACTACACTCAAACAGTCATATCGCTACCAAGAGATACTCGATCTAGCTGAACAAAACAATTATCAACCGCAGTATCAAATACCTTAAAGGTACTAATTTTGTTTAAACGCTTGCAGCTTAATTTGGTAACGTTGCTTATTATTGCTATCACTTAAGGCTAACGCACGTTTAAGGTTTTTCTCAGCCAGACGCTCTTCACCTGTTGCCCAATAAGCCCTAGACAACCCAAAATAAAATTCATGACGATAATCCGCTTTATCAACTGCTCGTTTATACCATATGAGTGCATCTTGATATTGCTTATCAAAATACGCTTGTTGAGCCATGTCAAAATAGTAAAACGGATTATTTATTCTCGCGAGTTCAAGCACTTTATGTATTTGCGCCCATTCATCTAAACGCCCTTGTTCACCTAAAATCAACGCCAAATTGTATAATGTGGTTAAATCTTGCGAGTCAATTTGTAACGCTAAACGATATGCATATTCAGCCTCAACTTCGTAGCCCTTATGTCGATAAATAACCGCTAGAGTATTGATGGCCGCCACATATTGCGGATCCAATTGAATGCTTTTTTTAACCAGTGCATAAGCCGCATCAAAATCAGTTTTAATTAACGCTTCTGCTGCAATATTATTATAAAACATCGCGGTTAGCTGGCGCTTATTAACTGTTTTTTTATGATACGCACGCACAGAGCGTTCAGGCAAAAAGTCCACTAGAACATCAGTACCTCTAAATAACACAGTGTTATTAGCCCTTGGAGGTAACAAACGTAAATTAACGTGACCATTAACTAAATAAAAACCACCTCGCCTATCCCAAACGGGTTCTACATCTATGTCATTAAACTCCACGGGCACATTTAACGCATCAGCCAACGCCGCCGATAACACAACCAAAGACATACAATTACCTTGACGATTAAGCACCGTTTCACTGGCTGAGCGGGTAACATTATCACGATACTCAAAACCACCATCTTGTGCGCCTATATATTGAGCCAACCATTCATTAGCCAGAATATTTTGACTGCGAAGAGTACTATCTGCTTGAAACTGTCGCCTAAATTGTGCGACAAACTTATCAGGTAAACGATAAATATCATCAATAGCCACAGTCTCAACAGGCATGAACATTTCATCATGAAATAGGTCAGTAATCTTGATTGCTTTGTTTTGGGGCTGAGTTGATTGACAAGCGCTCATGCTGAAAAGTAAAACAATAAGCAGTAGATGGGTCCATTGAAGTCGTAAGTGGTCATCCTTGGCAAAGGAATTAACCTCTGTCTTTTTTGGGTGATGAGTAAACATTATTCAGCCCTCAGATAGGAATACGCTATCTAAAAGCATAGTCAATAGATGCCCATTAGGCCAAAACAACCACTACAAGTTTGTAATGGCTTATTAGCTACTGAGGAGGATTTACACTAACAGGAGGATCTATTTGGATAAAAAGTTGTGTGTCTTGATATTCGTAGGGACGATAAAATTGATTGCCACAGCTAAAATAATGAAATGGTGACGTCACGGCTAAACAACCAATAGGCAGTGATTGCAAAATCATTATCTGCTGTTGCTGTCTTAACAACTCTTGCCATTCGTGCTGTTGTAATACACTGTCGCGAACAGCAAAAGCATCAAAAGGCGTTGATGACTGGCGCACCACAACGGTGCCAGCATAGCTTGCTGCGCTTAATAACAAAGATCCCATTAATAAATTTATCAGTATTGGTTTCATCATCACCTCATCACAGATTTCATCATCTAATAGTGTATACGTTAAGCTGGCACATGGCCCTTTATTTACCTCAATTGAGTCAGTAATAACGTTATTAATCTACAAAAAAAAACAGAACCCTAAGGTTCTGTTTTCTATGTTAGCTAATTAACTCATTAGCCAGCGGTTTTCACACTCACAAACTCAGGGTAAGCATCTACTCCACAGTCAGAAGCATCCATACCGTTGTACTCTTCTTCTTCTGTCACACGGATACCCATAGTCATTTTTAATACAAACCATACCAGTAACGATGTGGTAAATACCCAAATGAAGATAACCGCAGCACCGTATAGCTGACTGCCAAAACTAGCATCGGCATTTGATAATGGTACTAACATTAGTCCAAGGAATCCCGCAACACCGTGCACCGAAATGGCACCGACTGGATCATCAATTTTAATTCGGTCAAATGCAATCACTGAGAAGATAACAACTGCACCAGCAACCAAACCAATTACACCGGCCATTAACAACGAAGGTGATAAAGGATCAGCAGTAATTGCCACTAAACCCGCTAACGCACCGTTTAAAATCATGGTTAAATCAGCTTTACCCCAAACAACTTTACACACAATAAGCGCTGAGATTGCACCAAATG
The nucleotide sequence above comes from Shewanella sp. Arc9-LZ. Encoded proteins:
- a CDS encoding tetratricopeptide repeat protein; the protein is MFTHHPKKTEVNSFAKDDHLRLQWTHLLLIVLLFSMSACQSTQPQNKAIKITDLFHDEMFMPVETVAIDDIYRLPDKFVAQFRRQFQADSTLRSQNILANEWLAQYIGAQDGGFEYRDNVTRSASETVLNRQGNCMSLVVLSAALADALNVPVEFNDIDVEPVWDRRGGFYLVNGHVNLRLLPPRANNTVLFRGTDVLVDFLPERSVRAYHKKTVNKRQLTAMFYNNIAAEALIKTDFDAAYALVKKSIQLDPQYVAAINTLAVIYRHKGYEVEAEYAYRLALQIDSQDLTTLYNLALILGEQGRLDEWAQIHKVLELARINNPFYYFDMAQQAYFDKQYQDALIWYKRAVDKADYRHEFYFGLSRAYWATGEERLAEKNLKRALALSDSNNKQRYQIKLQAFKQN